AAAGTCAAGACTGGACAAACTTGCTGCAACAGGTGTACCTATTTACATTTCTGAATTGGATTTAAATATTGCAGATGACAATACACAGAAAAACAAGATGCAGGAACTTTTCCCTGTTATGTATGAACATTCTGCAGTAAAAGGTATTACTATCTGGGGTTACTTACAAGGACATACCTGGATTTCAAATTCTCACCTTATACGCAGTGATGGATCTGAAAGACCTGCAATGACTTGGTTAAAACAATATATGGCAAGTGTTCCGGGTGACAACACACCGGTAGAACCAAGAAGTGCATTTACAAAACTTGAAGCAGAGAGCTATAACGATCAATCCGGAATACAGAACGTTACATGTGACGAAGGAACAGAGGCTGTCGGATATACCGAAAACGGTGATTACACTGTTTACAAAAGCATAGACTTCGGAAGTGGTGCTACAAGCTTCCAAGTCAGAGTATCAAGTGCAACAAGCGGAGGTAATATTGAAATCAGGTTAGATAGTGCTACCGGAACCTTGGTAGGGACTTGTCCGGTTGCCGGAACAAGCGGTTGGCAGGTATTTACCGATGCCAAGTGCAGCGTTAGCGGTGTAAGCGGAAAGCATGACCTGTATCTGAAATTCACAGGAGGAAGCGGTTACTTATTTAATCTAAATTGGTTCATGTTTGGAAATACTCCTGCTTCTACAGACAAAATAGGTGATTTGAATTCCGATGGACAAATAGATGCACTGGACTTCCAAGTCTTGAAAAAGTGTATTTTAGGCACAGGAACAGTTGAAAATACAAAACTTGCCGATTTAGATGCCAGCGGCACAATTGATGCACTTGACTTTGTTCTTATGAAACAATATCTACTTGGGCAAATAACAATATTTCCAGCTGACAAATAATTATTAAAAGGGGTATTTAATACCCCTTTTCTAAATAAAAATGATTTAAAAAAGAGGTAAAAAAATGAAAAAAGTATGCAAAATTGCAGCTCTCTTGTCAGCAATTACATTATTTATTCCAACAGTAAGCTATGCAGACAATCCAATAGTGCAGACTTTATATACTGCCGATCCGGCACCTATGGTATATAACGATACTTGCTACGTTTACACAGGACATGATGAGGATACATTGGTTAATAATTTCTTTACTATGAATGACTGGAGATGCTACTCCTCAACTGATATGGCAAACTGGACAGATAATGGTTCGCCACTGTCATACTCTTCGTTCAGTTGGGCAAAAGGGGATGCATGGGCAGGCCAATGTATTCAAAAAAACGGAAAGTTTTATTATTATGTTCCTTTGACTCCGAAAACCGGAGGGACGGCAATAGGTGTTGCAGTATCGGATAGCCCTACGGGCCCGTTTAAAGATCCTCTTGGGAAACCATTGGTTAGCACCGGCAGCGGCGACATTGACCCAACAGTATATATCGATGATGACGGACAGGCTTATCTGTACTGGGGTAATCCAAACCTTTACTATGTAAAGTTGAACCAGGATATGGTCTCGTACTCAGGGAGTATTGTAAAAGTACCTTTGACTACTGCGAGTTTCGGAACAAGAAGTAAAACCGACAGACCAACTACATACGAAGAGGGACCATGGTTTTACAAGCGTAATAGTTTATATTATATGGTATTTGCGGGGGGCCCAATATCAGAGCATATAGGTTATTCCACCAGTACCGGGCCTACAGGGCCTTGGACTTATCGTGAGAAAATCATGCCTACCCAGGGCAGTAGTTTCACCAATCATCCTGGGATAGTTGATTTTAAGGGTAATTCCTATTTTTTCTATCACAATGGTGCTTTGCCGGATGGAGGAGGGTATCACCGTTCTGTGTGCGTTGAACAATTTAAGTACAATACCGACGGTACTTTCCCAACAATAAATATGACTGCAACCGGCCCTGCCCAAGTCGGCAATCTTAATCCATATGTTAAAACCGAGGCTGAAACAATCTGCTGGGAATCAGGTATTGAAACGGAAATCTGCAGTGAAGGCGGAATGGATGTAGGCTTTATTGAAAACGGGGACTTCATAAAGGTAAAAGGTGTTGATTTTGGCACAGGTGCAGCATCATTTGTTGCCAGAGTTTCTTCGGCTACCAGCGGTGGAAATATAGAACTACGACTTGACAGTCCTACAGGTAAACTGGTAGGAACTTGTGCGGTTAACGAAACAGGCGGCTGGCAGACTTGGGTCGATAAGACCTGTACTGTAAGCGGTGCAGAAGGCATACATGACTTGTACCTGAAATTTACGGGTGGAAGCGGTTATCTGTTCAATTTTAACTGGTGGAAGTTCACCAAAGCGGGGAACACCTCTGTTATTGGAGACCTCAACGGAGATAACAGCGTGGATGCAGCAGATTATGCCATGATGAAGAAATATCTTCTGGGATTAATTGAAGATTTTCCGGCACAAAACGATATTGAAGCCGGAGACTTAAATAAAGACAGCGTTATTGATGCACTTGATTTTGCAGTTTTTAAAAAATATCTGCTTGGTACAATTCCAAGTTTACCATGAATCAATGTTTTAAAAGAAAGGGGTTAAATAAATGAAAAAAAATATATTAACTAAAAAAACAATTTGGGGAATGGTGGCATTTGTTTTTGCTTTCACTTTGATTTTTACAGTGCCTGATTCCAAGGTGCAGGCTGCAACGCTGCCGACCACACCACCGTCAGGATATGACCAGGTTCAGAACAATATTCCACATGGACAGGTGAGCTACATCAATTATCAGTCAGCAGCAACAAACAGTCAGAGGAGAGCAAGAATTTACCTTCCTCCAAACTACTCAGCCGACAAAAAATACAGTGTAATGTATTTACTGCATGGTATCGGTGGTAATGAAGACGAGTGGTACACTAACGGTGCGCCTAATGTAATTCTTGACAATCTTATAGCCGCAGGTAAAATTCAACCATTTATTGTCGTATTACCAAATGGTAATGCAACAGCAACCGGTGTATCTGACGGTTGGACCAATTTTACAAAAGATTTAATCGGAAGTCTTATGCCGTACGTAGAATCACATTATTCAGTTTACACTGACCGTGCTCACAGGACTGTTGCAGGCCTCTCAATGGGTGGCGGACAAGCATTTAATATCGGACTTCTGAATCTGAACTTGTTCCCCTATGTAGGAGCTTTTTCAGCGGCACCTGATACGCTACCTAATTCCCAACTTTTCCCTGATAACGGAACTTCAGCTCAGCAGTTGTTGAAATTTTTGTTTATTTCCTACGGAACCACTGACAATCTGATTAGTTTTGGTACAGCTGTACATGATTTCTGCGATTCTCATAGTATCCCAAATACCTACTTCCTTATCCAGGGTGCAGGTCATGATTGGAATGTATGGAAGCAGAGCCTGTGGAACTATTCTCAAATGATATGTGAAAAAGGGTTTACAGACTATACTCCTGCTGCACCTGTATCAGCCTTTACACAAATCGAGGCAGAGAGCTTCAGCAGTCAGTCCGGAGTTCAAACCGAAACCTGTACTGAAGGAGGTCTTAATGTAGGGTATATCGAGAATGGTGATTATGTTGTTTATAACAATGTAGACTTTGGAAGTGGTGCAACAAGTTTTCAGGCAAGAGTAGCAAGTGCCGCAAACGGAGGTAATATCGAAATCAGGTTGGATAGCATAACAGGCACGCTGGTAGGAACTTGTGCAGTTAAAGGTACAGGTGATTGGCAGACTTGGACTGATGCAAAGTGTACTGTAAGCGGCGTAACCGGAAAACATAACTTGTATCTTAAATTTACAGGTGGAAGCAACTATCTAATGAATTTTAACTGGTTCAAATTCGGTAATACGACTCAGACTCTTACAGGTGATCTCAACGGAGATGCCAGCGTTGATGCAACAGACTATGCATTGCTGAAAAAGTATCTTCTTGGTCAAATTAATGACTTCCCTGTTGAGGATGATATCAATGCCGGAGATATGAATAAAGACGGTGTAATCGATGCTCTCGACTTTGCCGTTTTCAAAAAAATTCTTCTGGGCACAATCTAATCTAGGTTAGCAGGTAAGTTTTTTAAATTTACCTGCTCTCTTTTAAAATAACTAAAAGGAGGGACCATGTGATGCTGTTTAAAAAAGCCTTCAGTATTATATTGCTGGTATGTCTATTGGCTGCACAGACGACTTTTGTCGGTGCTTGGCAGTCTGATAATAACAACGGTACCTACACAAACCCGATTTTGAATGCCGATTATCCTGATATTTCAGCTATCAGGGTTGGAAGTGATTACTATATGGTAAGTTCCACTTTCGTATCATTTCCGTCAATACCTATCCTTCATTCAAAGGATTTAATCAACTGGGAGATTATAGGATACGTTACTTCAGACCTTAATGGTACAGGGAAATCTTATGATCTGACAAATACATTTAATGATTACGGACATGGCTGTTGGGCACCTACCATTGCCTACCGTAACGGGACGTATTATGTGGGAATCTATCAGGCACAGGGGAAGTTCATCATGTGCACTGCCACAAATCCGGCCGGCCCGTATACAAAAACAGTTTACAATCAGGGCTTCCACGATCCGGGACTCTTTATTGATGACGACGGTACGGGATACATTATCTCTGAGGCAAACGACGTAAAGGTTACTAAACTAAGCGCTGATTATAAGTCGGTAGTGAATAGTCAGGTGACAACCCGTATCGAAGGTGCAACCGGAAATTATCTGGTTGAAGGCACACATGTTATGAAAAAGAACGGATATTATTATATATTCCGTAACTCCACTCCTCCGGAATCGTATACATATTGCCTCAGGTCTAAAAACATATATGGGCCTTACGAAATGAGGATACTGTTAAACGGTCCAAGTATTCCCGGCGGAAGCCAAATCCACCAGGGGGGACCTATAGATACTACAACAGGTGAATGGTGGTTCTATGTATTTCAGGATGGTCAGGGTCTGGGCCGCAGGGACATTTTGATACCTATGCAGTGGCAGAATGATTGGCCGGTACTTGGAGACCCTTCCACAGTAAAAAATGTAACCATAGCAGGAAAAACCTATCCTATTGGTTCCGTTCCTGTTACATATAAAAAGCCGGACGTAGGTGAAACATATCCAATCCTTACAATTCCCAATTCTGATGAATTCAGTTCAACAAAAATGGGAGTACAGTGGCAGTGGAATCATTATCCGGACAATACAAAGTGGTCTTTAAGCGAGCGACCGGGCTATCTCAGACTTCATGCAAAAAATGCAAATAATCTATGGAGGGCTACCAATACCCTTACCCAAAGGGTGGAGGGTCCTGATTGCCAAGGCACTATAGAGCTTGACACCACCAATATGGTAGACGGTGATAATGCAGGACTATGTCTTCTTAATATTCCGTATGGAACCATCGGCGTAAGCAAATCAGGCGGAGTGAAAAAAA
This region of Clostridium sp. BNL1100 genomic DNA includes:
- a CDS encoding endo-1,4-beta-xylanase — its product is MINKSKNRKFRIFSILFSALLCTCIINSSLPLTADAAMATGKAKFVGNIWYDGNPPSKFGDYWNQITPENATKWGSCESQQGVYNFSQAKAMYNYCKTNKIPFKFHTLIWGSQYPNWLGNLSGSARKTAIENWYKAAAQNFPDAEYIDVVNEAMPGHAPFPYKNDIGGDNGLYGTGWDWIVWSFEMARKYFPNSKLLINDYNVLNEWSCLDQYIPVVKILKARNLIDGVGCQSHSLENTSAANLKSRLDKLAATGVPIYISELDLNIADDNTQKNKMQELFPVMYEHSAVKGITIWGYLQGHTWISNSHLIRSDGSERPAMTWLKQYMASVPGDNTPVEPRSAFTKLEAESYNDQSGIQNVTCDEGTEAVGYTENGDYTVYKSIDFGSGATSFQVRVSSATSGGNIEIRLDSATGTLVGTCPVAGTSGWQVFTDAKCSVSGVSGKHDLYLKFTGGSGYLFNLNWFMFGNTPASTDKIGDLNSDGQIDALDFQVLKKCILGTGTVENTKLADLDASGTIDALDFVLMKQYLLGQITIFPADK
- a CDS encoding family 43 glycosylhydrolase; the protein is MKKVCKIAALLSAITLFIPTVSYADNPIVQTLYTADPAPMVYNDTCYVYTGHDEDTLVNNFFTMNDWRCYSSTDMANWTDNGSPLSYSSFSWAKGDAWAGQCIQKNGKFYYYVPLTPKTGGTAIGVAVSDSPTGPFKDPLGKPLVSTGSGDIDPTVYIDDDGQAYLYWGNPNLYYVKLNQDMVSYSGSIVKVPLTTASFGTRSKTDRPTTYEEGPWFYKRNSLYYMVFAGGPISEHIGYSTSTGPTGPWTYREKIMPTQGSSFTNHPGIVDFKGNSYFFYHNGALPDGGGYHRSVCVEQFKYNTDGTFPTINMTATGPAQVGNLNPYVKTEAETICWESGIETEICSEGGMDVGFIENGDFIKVKGVDFGTGAASFVARVSSATSGGNIELRLDSPTGKLVGTCAVNETGGWQTWVDKTCTVSGAEGIHDLYLKFTGGSGYLFNFNWWKFTKAGNTSVIGDLNGDNSVDAADYAMMKKYLLGLIEDFPAQNDIEAGDLNKDSVIDALDFAVFKKYLLGTIPSLP
- a CDS encoding carbohydrate-binding protein; protein product: MKKNILTKKTIWGMVAFVFAFTLIFTVPDSKVQAATLPTTPPSGYDQVQNNIPHGQVSYINYQSAATNSQRRARIYLPPNYSADKKYSVMYLLHGIGGNEDEWYTNGAPNVILDNLIAAGKIQPFIVVLPNGNATATGVSDGWTNFTKDLIGSLMPYVESHYSVYTDRAHRTVAGLSMGGGQAFNIGLLNLNLFPYVGAFSAAPDTLPNSQLFPDNGTSAQQLLKFLFISYGTTDNLISFGTAVHDFCDSHSIPNTYFLIQGAGHDWNVWKQSLWNYSQMICEKGFTDYTPAAPVSAFTQIEAESFSSQSGVQTETCTEGGLNVGYIENGDYVVYNNVDFGSGATSFQARVASAANGGNIEIRLDSITGTLVGTCAVKGTGDWQTWTDAKCTVSGVTGKHNLYLKFTGGSNYLMNFNWFKFGNTTQTLTGDLNGDASVDATDYALLKKYLLGQINDFPVEDDINAGDMNKDGVIDALDFAVFKKILLGTI
- a CDS encoding family 43 glycosylhydrolase; translated protein: MLFKKAFSIILLVCLLAAQTTFVGAWQSDNNNGTYTNPILNADYPDISAIRVGSDYYMVSSTFVSFPSIPILHSKDLINWEIIGYVTSDLNGTGKSYDLTNTFNDYGHGCWAPTIAYRNGTYYVGIYQAQGKFIMCTATNPAGPYTKTVYNQGFHDPGLFIDDDGTGYIISEANDVKVTKLSADYKSVVNSQVTTRIEGATGNYLVEGTHVMKKNGYYYIFRNSTPPESYTYCLRSKNIYGPYEMRILLNGPSIPGGSQIHQGGPIDTTTGEWWFYVFQDGQGLGRRDILIPMQWQNDWPVLGDPSTVKNVTIAGKTYPIGSVPVTYKKPDVGETYPILTIPNSDEFSSTKMGVQWQWNHYPDNTKWSLSERPGYLRLHAKNANNLWRATNTLTQRVEGPDCQGTIELDTTNMVDGDNAGLCLLNIPYGTIGVSKSGGVKKIVANINASKDTAGTITNGPTLTGNTVYLRAKADLNSNKATFYYSTDNINFTQLGGTLNMPFDLGFFQGDKFGIYNYTTASSGGYADINWFRYYTSAGPNTPIPDVPLSAFEKIEAENFSSQSGIQNVDCDEGGQAVGYTENGDYTVYKNIDFGSGANGFKARASSATNGGTIEIRLDSATGTLIGSCQVAGTGGWQVFTDTICAISGVSGKHDLYLKFKGESGYLINLNWVQFSEAGSSVILGDVNSDGQIDAIDLQLMRKHILGLGEIENAKSADLDGNGDVNALDFSLMKKFLLGLITEFPG